Proteins encoded by one window of Pseudomonas sp. PSKL.D1:
- a CDS encoding di-heme oxidoreductase family protein: protein MSLSLSRHTLLLLALALAACDDAPRFTQAEPGEALSGGQATVQRSDRSAFSLPSANLSPERRLDFAVGNSFFRNPWVIAPSTTTARDGLGPLFNTNACQNCHVRDGRGHPPEPGDSNAVSMLVRLSIPDQPYLAKEIERIGVVPEPVYGTQLQDMAIPGVAPEGKVRVTYDNQTVTFNDGHQVELRRPSLQITQLGYGPMHPDTRFSARVAPPMIGLGLLEAIPEADILANEDPDDRNRDGIRGRANRVWDDAQGKTVLGRFGWKAGQPNVNQQNVHAFIGDMGLTTHLQPKDDCTPAQTACLAAPNGEGPDGEKEVSDNILRLVTFYTRNLGVPARRDVDAPQVLAGKNLFFEAGCQGCHTPQFTTAKTGIEPELAGQVIRPYTDLLLHDMGPGLADERTEFTANGQDWRTAPLWGIGLTETVSGHTQYLHDGRARNLLEAVLWHGGEAQAARDHVLTFNAEQRAALLAFLNSL from the coding sequence ATGTCCTTGTCGCTGTCCCGACACACTCTTCTGCTGCTGGCCCTCGCCCTCGCAGCCTGTGACGACGCCCCGCGTTTCACCCAGGCCGAGCCTGGCGAAGCGTTGTCTGGTGGCCAGGCAACCGTGCAGCGCAGCGACCGCAGTGCCTTTTCCCTGCCTTCGGCCAACCTGTCACCCGAGCGGCGGCTGGACTTCGCCGTCGGCAACAGCTTTTTCCGCAACCCGTGGGTGATCGCCCCGTCCACCACCACCGCGCGTGACGGCCTGGGCCCGCTGTTCAACACCAACGCCTGCCAGAACTGCCATGTACGCGATGGCCGCGGCCATCCACCCGAACCTGGCGACAGCAACGCCGTGTCGATGCTGGTGCGCCTGTCGATCCCCGATCAGCCTTACCTGGCCAAGGAAATCGAGCGCATCGGCGTAGTCCCCGAGCCGGTCTATGGCACCCAGTTGCAGGACATGGCCATCCCCGGCGTAGCGCCCGAGGGCAAGGTGCGGGTGACCTACGACAACCAGACCGTCACCTTCAACGACGGCCATCAAGTCGAGCTCCGTCGTCCGAGCCTGCAAATCACGCAGCTCGGCTACGGCCCGATGCACCCCGACACCCGCTTTTCGGCCCGGGTTGCCCCGCCCATGATCGGCCTGGGCCTGCTCGAAGCCATCCCTGAAGCCGACATTCTGGCCAACGAAGACCCCGACGACCGCAACCGCGATGGCATTCGTGGCCGTGCCAACCGAGTGTGGGACGATGCCCAGGGCAAAACCGTGCTGGGCCGCTTTGGCTGGAAAGCCGGGCAACCCAACGTCAATCAGCAGAACGTGCATGCCTTCATCGGCGACATGGGGCTCACCACCCACCTGCAACCGAAGGACGACTGCACCCCGGCGCAAACCGCCTGCCTGGCCGCGCCCAACGGCGAAGGCCCCGATGGTGAAAAGGAAGTCAGCGACAACATTTTGCGCCTGGTGACCTTCTACACCCGCAACCTGGGCGTACCCGCCCGGCGCGATGTGGACGCCCCGCAGGTACTGGCCGGCAAGAACCTGTTTTTCGAGGCCGGCTGCCAGGGCTGCCACACCCCGCAGTTCACCACCGCCAAAACCGGCATCGAGCCTGAACTGGCCGGCCAGGTGATCCGCCCCTACACCGACCTGCTGCTGCACGACATGGGCCCCGGCCTTGCCGACGAGCGCACCGAATTCACCGCCAACGGCCAGGACTGGCGCACCGCACCGCTGTGGGGCATCGGCCTGACCGAGACCGTCAGCGGCCACACCCAGTACCTGCACGACGGCCGCGCCCGCAACCTGCTCGAAGCCGTGCTCTGGCACGGTGGCGAAGCGCAGGCTGCACGCGATCACGTTTTGACCTTCAATGCCGAGCAACGCGCCGCGTTGCTTGCCTTCCTGAACTCACTTTAA
- a CDS encoding imelysin family protein, whose protein sequence is MFRPKLLFTSLAALALGACSPQDPQAVTSAAIAKQVILPTYSRWVEADRALAASALAFCEGKQSLETARADFLNAQKAWAELQPLLVGPLAEGNRAWQVQFWPDKKNLVGRQVEQLVNGDKPVDAASLGKSSVVVRGLSAYEYILFDSKPDVATAEQKARYCPLLVAIGEHQKNLAEEILKGWNSTDGMLSQMTKFPNQRYADSHEAIADVLRAQVTALDTLKKKLGAPMGRQSKNIPQPLQAEAWRSHSSLKSLEASLKAAQTVWVGVDNQGLRGLLGSDQKALAQKIDDAYATSLKLLADNQKTLGELLADDAGQQTLNQIYDSLNVVHRLHEGELAKALNIQLGFNANDGD, encoded by the coding sequence ATGTTCCGACCCAAACTGTTGTTCACCAGCCTCGCTGCACTCGCCCTGGGTGCTTGCTCGCCGCAAGACCCGCAGGCCGTGACCTCCGCCGCCATCGCCAAGCAGGTGATCCTGCCCACCTACAGCCGCTGGGTCGAAGCCGACCGCGCGCTGGCCGCCAGCGCCCTGGCCTTCTGTGAAGGCAAACAGAGCCTGGAAACCGCCCGCGCCGACTTCCTCAACGCGCAAAAAGCCTGGGCCGAGCTGCAACCGCTACTGGTCGGGCCCCTGGCCGAAGGCAACCGCGCCTGGCAGGTACAATTCTGGCCCGACAAGAAAAACCTGGTCGGCCGCCAGGTTGAGCAACTGGTCAATGGCGACAAGCCGGTCGATGCCGCCAGCCTGGGCAAATCCAGCGTCGTGGTGCGTGGCCTGTCGGCCTACGAGTACATCCTGTTCGACAGCAAGCCAGACGTCGCTACCGCCGAGCAAAAGGCCCGCTACTGCCCACTGCTGGTGGCCATCGGCGAACACCAGAAGAACTTGGCGGAAGAGATCCTCAAGGGCTGGAACAGCACCGACGGCATGCTGTCGCAGATGACCAAGTTCCCCAACCAGCGCTATGCCGACTCCCATGAGGCCATCGCCGACGTGCTGCGTGCCCAGGTCACCGCGCTGGATACCCTGAAAAAGAAACTCGGCGCGCCGATGGGCCGCCAGAGCAAGAACATTCCGCAACCGCTGCAGGCCGAAGCCTGGCGCAGCCATTCCTCGCTCAAGAGCCTGGAAGCCAGCCTGAAAGCCGCGCAAACGGTCTGGGTTGGTGTCGACAATCAGGGCCTGCGCGGCCTGCTGGGCAGCGACCAGAAAGCCCTGGCGCAAAAGATCGACGACGCCTACGCTACCTCCCTCAAACTGCTGGCCGACAACCAGAAGACCCTGGGCGAGCTGCTGGCCGACGACGCCGGCCAACAAACCCTCAACCAGATCTACGACAGCCTCAACGTCGTCCACCGCCTGCACGAAGGCGAGCTGGCCAAGGCGTTGAACATTCAGCTGGGCTTCAATGCCAACGACGGTGACTGA
- a CDS encoding NAD-dependent epimerase/dehydratase family protein, with the protein MRILVTGASGFIGGRFARFALEQGLDVRVSGRRAEGVEHLVKRGAQFIPGDLGDAELARRVCQGVEAVVHCAGAVGTWGRYQDFHQGNVVVTENVVEGCLKEHVRRLVHLSSPSIYFNGRSRLDIREDQVPRRFHDHYGHTKYLAEQKVFGAQEFGLEVLALRPRFVTGAGDASIFPRLMQMQRKGRVAIVGNGLNKVDFTSVHNLNEALLSALFAEDRALGQAYNISNGQPLPLWDVVNYVMRQMNLPQVTRYRSYGLAYSLAAMNEAACMLWPGRPQPTLSRVGMQVMSRDFTLDISRARQYLDYQPKVSLWTALDEFCAWWKHQPVGQ; encoded by the coding sequence ATGCGAATTCTGGTCACCGGCGCGAGCGGCTTCATTGGCGGGCGTTTTGCGCGCTTTGCCCTGGAGCAGGGCCTGGACGTGCGGGTCAGCGGGCGCCGTGCCGAAGGGGTCGAGCACCTGGTCAAGCGAGGCGCGCAGTTCATCCCCGGCGACCTGGGTGATGCAGAGCTTGCCCGGCGCGTGTGCCAAGGTGTCGAGGCGGTGGTGCATTGCGCCGGGGCCGTGGGCACCTGGGGGCGTTATCAGGACTTTCATCAAGGCAATGTGGTGGTCACCGAAAACGTGGTGGAGGGTTGCCTTAAAGAGCACGTACGGCGCCTGGTGCATTTGTCGTCGCCGTCGATCTACTTCAATGGTCGCTCGCGCCTGGATATTCGTGAAGACCAAGTGCCGCGCCGCTTTCATGACCATTACGGGCACACCAAGTACCTGGCTGAGCAGAAGGTGTTCGGCGCCCAGGAGTTTGGCCTGGAAGTGCTCGCCCTGCGCCCGCGTTTCGTTACCGGGGCGGGCGATGCCAGCATCTTCCCGCGGCTGATGCAGATGCAGCGCAAGGGCCGCGTGGCGATTGTCGGCAATGGCCTGAACAAGGTCGATTTCACCAGCGTGCATAACCTCAACGAGGCCCTGCTCAGCGCGCTGTTCGCCGAGGATCGCGCGTTGGGCCAGGCCTATAACATCAGCAACGGCCAGCCGCTGCCGCTGTGGGATGTGGTGAACTATGTGATGCGCCAGATGAACCTGCCGCAGGTGACCCGTTACCGCTCCTACGGCCTGGCCTACAGCCTGGCGGCCATGAACGAAGCCGCGTGCATGCTCTGGCCCGGCCGGCCGCAACCCACCCTGTCGCGCGTGGGCATGCAGGTGATGAGCCGTGACTTTACGCTGGACATCAGCCGTGCCCGGCAGTATTTGGACTATCAGCCCAAGGTCAGCCTGTGGACGGCGCTGGATGAATTTTGCGCGTGGTGGAAGCACCAGCCGGTTGGCCAGTGA
- a CDS encoding LysR family transcriptional regulator ArgP, giving the protein MFDYKLLAALAAVIEQGGFERAAQVLGLSQSAISQRIKLLEARVGQPVLVRATPPSPTEVGRQLLNHVQQVRLLERDLQRQVPALDEEGLPERLRIALNADSLATWWAGAVGAFCAEHQLLTDLVVEDQEVGLKRMRAGEVAACLCGSERPVAGARSLPLGAMRYRALASPAFMARCFPQGFDARRLARTPAIVYGPDDFLQHRYLASLGIEGGFLHHLCPSSEGFLRMTEAGLGWGLVPELQAREQLVSGQLVEICADTPIDVPLYWHHWRNGGHLLAQLTDHLRHTARHWLVPL; this is encoded by the coding sequence ATGTTCGACTACAAACTGCTGGCAGCCCTCGCGGCGGTGATCGAGCAGGGTGGCTTCGAGCGTGCAGCGCAGGTGCTGGGGCTGTCGCAGTCTGCCATTTCACAGCGCATCAAATTGCTGGAGGCGCGAGTCGGCCAACCCGTGCTGGTGCGGGCGACGCCGCCGAGCCCCACCGAAGTCGGGCGGCAGTTGCTCAACCATGTACAGCAGGTGCGCCTGCTGGAGCGCGACCTGCAGCGCCAGGTGCCGGCGCTTGACGAGGAAGGCCTGCCGGAGCGCCTGCGCATCGCCCTCAATGCCGACAGCCTGGCGACCTGGTGGGCGGGTGCGGTGGGGGCTTTCTGTGCTGAGCATCAATTGCTCACGGACTTGGTGGTGGAAGACCAGGAAGTGGGGCTCAAGCGCATGCGCGCGGGGGAGGTGGCAGCGTGCCTGTGTGGCAGTGAACGCCCTGTTGCCGGCGCACGCAGCCTGCCGCTGGGGGCCATGCGCTACCGGGCGCTGGCCAGCCCTGCATTCATGGCGCGCTGCTTCCCCCAAGGGTTCGATGCGCGGCGCCTGGCCCGCACGCCGGCCATCGTGTACGGGCCGGATGATTTCCTGCAGCACCGTTACCTGGCTTCGCTGGGTATTGAAGGCGGCTTCCTGCACCACCTTTGCCCGTCTTCCGAAGGTTTTCTACGCATGACCGAAGCGGGGCTGGGCTGGGGGCTGGTGCCAGAGTTGCAGGCCCGCGAACAATTGGTGAGCGGGCAATTGGTGGAAATCTGCGCCGATACTCCCATCGATGTGCCTTTGTACTGGCATCATTGGCGCAACGGCGGGCACCTGCTCGCGCAACTGACCGATCACTTGCGGCACACGGCACGGCACTGGCTGGTGCCCTTGTAG
- a CDS encoding ATPase has translation MRNDAHDDFDDVPTLRAGTPDDDELLPAHVSRSRKKAARPASTGPLWALLGASFIALAGLGWWSFQQISLMEQQLVATQESFARISEEAAGRLQAISGKVDASESTSTTGSEALKLQIRQLQASLVEQGKQQQGVAGQAGDLGKRLEQVLADTREQQKAVTELQGQLQAQLKAVNSELAALKSGQVDGGKLDGQLKNLSDEVAALKKQGNPKAAIESLEQDVLVLKSQADNRPASASGASVQEFDAFRGQTTRNINTLQSQIQNLQQQINARP, from the coding sequence ATGCGCAACGATGCCCACGACGATTTCGATGATGTGCCTACCCTGCGGGCCGGTACCCCTGATGATGACGAACTGTTGCCGGCGCATGTGTCGCGCAGCCGCAAAAAAGCCGCGCGCCCGGCCAGCACCGGCCCGCTTTGGGCGCTGCTGGGGGCGTCGTTCATCGCCCTGGCGGGGCTTGGCTGGTGGAGCTTCCAGCAGATTTCGCTGATGGAGCAGCAACTGGTGGCCACCCAGGAAAGTTTTGCCCGCATCAGCGAAGAGGCCGCCGGGCGTTTGCAGGCTATCAGCGGCAAGGTCGATGCCAGCGAATCGACCAGCACCACCGGCAGCGAGGCGTTGAAGCTGCAGATTCGCCAGTTGCAGGCCAGCCTGGTCGAGCAGGGCAAACAGCAGCAAGGCGTGGCCGGGCAGGCTGGAGACCTGGGCAAGCGCCTGGAGCAAGTGTTGGCAGATACCCGCGAGCAACAAAAGGCGGTGACCGAGTTGCAGGGCCAGTTGCAGGCGCAGTTGAAGGCGGTGAACAGTGAATTGGCTGCGCTGAAATCGGGGCAGGTGGACGGCGGCAAGCTGGACGGCCAGCTGAAGAACCTGAGTGATGAAGTGGCGGCGTTGAAGAAGCAAGGCAACCCCAAAGCTGCGATTGAAAGCCTGGAGCAGGATGTACTGGTGTTGAAGAGCCAGGCGGATAACCGGCCGGCCAGTGCCAGTGGGGCGTCAGTGCAGGAATTTGACGCGTTCCGCGGGCAGACCACGCGCAACATCAACACGCTGCAGAGCCAGATTCAGAACCTGCAGCAGCAGATCAACGCGCGGCCTTGA
- a CDS encoding imelysin family protein has product MIRMPLASASLLAIAIALAGCGEGKDDKAAAPQAQAPAAASTTAAAPGAVDEAAGKAVVKHYADMVYAVYSDSLSTAKTLQTAIDAFLAKPNDETLKAAKAAWAAARVPYLQSEAFRFGNTIIDDWEGQVNAWPLDEGLIDYVDKSYEHALGNPAASANIIANTEIQVGEEKVDVKDITAEKLASLNELGGSEANVATGYHAIEFLLWGQDLNGTGPGAGNRPASDYLEGQGATGGHNDRRRAYLKAVTELLVKDLEEMVGNWAPNVADNYRATLEAEPVNDGLRKMLFGMGSLSLGELAGERMKVSLEANSPEDEQDCFSDNTHYSHFYDAKGIRNVYLGEYTRADGTKMTGPSLSSLVAKVDPAADATLKADLEATEAKIQVMVDHALKGEHYDQLIAADNAAGNQIVRDAIASLVKQTGAIEQAAGKLGISNLNPDTADHEF; this is encoded by the coding sequence ATGATTCGAATGCCTCTGGCCTCCGCCAGTCTGCTGGCCATCGCCATCGCTCTCGCCGGTTGCGGCGAAGGCAAGGATGACAAGGCCGCCGCCCCGCAAGCTCAGGCACCTGCTGCCGCCAGCACCACCGCCGCGGCGCCTGGGGCTGTCGACGAAGCAGCCGGCAAGGCCGTGGTCAAGCATTACGCCGATATGGTCTACGCCGTGTACAGCGACTCGCTGAGCACCGCCAAAACCCTGCAGACCGCCATCGACGCGTTCCTTGCCAAGCCCAACGATGAAACCCTGAAGGCCGCCAAGGCTGCCTGGGCCGCCGCGCGTGTTCCTTACCTGCAGAGTGAAGCCTTCCGCTTCGGCAACACCATCATCGACGACTGGGAAGGCCAAGTGAACGCCTGGCCGCTGGACGAAGGCCTGATCGACTACGTCGACAAGAGCTACGAGCACGCCCTGGGCAACCCGGCCGCCAGCGCCAACATCATCGCCAACACCGAGATCCAGGTGGGCGAAGAGAAGGTCGACGTCAAGGACATCACCGCCGAGAAACTGGCCAGCCTGAACGAGCTGGGCGGCTCCGAAGCCAACGTCGCCACTGGCTACCACGCCATCGAGTTCCTGCTCTGGGGCCAGGACCTGAACGGTACCGGCCCGGGCGCAGGCAACCGCCCTGCTTCGGACTACCTGGAAGGCCAGGGCGCCACCGGCGGCCACAACGACCGTCGCCGCGCCTACCTGAAGGCCGTTACCGAGCTGCTGGTCAAAGACCTCGAAGAGATGGTCGGCAACTGGGCACCGAACGTGGCCGACAACTACCGCGCCACTCTGGAAGCAGAGCCGGTCAACGACGGCCTGCGCAAGATGCTGTTCGGCATGGGCAGCCTTTCGCTGGGCGAACTGGCTGGCGAGCGCATGAAGGTTTCGCTGGAAGCCAACTCGCCTGAAGACGAGCAGGACTGCTTCAGCGACAACACCCACTACTCGCACTTCTACGACGCCAAGGGTATCCGCAACGTCTACCTGGGCGAGTACACTCGCGCCGACGGCACCAAGATGACCGGCCCAAGCCTGTCGTCGCTGGTGGCCAAGGTTGACCCAGCTGCCGACGCTACCCTGAAGGCCGACCTGGAAGCCACCGAAGCCAAGATCCAGGTCATGGTTGACCACGCCCTCAAAGGCGAGCACTACGACCAGCTGATCGCCGCCGACAACGCGGCCGGCAACCAGATCGTGCGTGATGCCATCGCATCCTTGGTCAAGCAGACCGGTGCGATCGAGCAGGCTGCGGGCAAGTTGGGGATCTCCAACCTGAACCCGGACACTGCGGATCACGAGTTCTGA
- a CDS encoding LysE/ArgO family amino acid transporter, which translates to MWQSYLNGMLVAFGLIMAIGAQNAFVLAQSLRREHHLPVAALCIVCDAILVAAGVFGLATVLAHNPTLLAIARWGGAVFLIWYGAKALRSACSKQSLQHQEGQGTRSRRAVLLSALAVTLLNPHVYLDTVLLIGSLGAQQTMPGAYVAGAASASLVWFSTLAIGAAWLAPWLARPATWRMLDLMVAVMMFAVAAQLIFN; encoded by the coding sequence ATGTGGCAAAGCTATCTGAACGGCATGCTGGTCGCCTTCGGCCTGATCATGGCCATCGGCGCGCAAAACGCCTTCGTCCTGGCGCAAAGCCTGCGCCGTGAACATCACCTGCCCGTGGCTGCGCTGTGCATTGTCTGCGATGCCATTCTGGTTGCCGCCGGCGTGTTCGGCCTGGCCACGGTGCTGGCGCACAACCCGACCTTGCTGGCCATTGCGCGCTGGGGTGGCGCGGTGTTCCTGATCTGGTACGGCGCCAAGGCGCTGCGCAGCGCCTGCTCAAAGCAGAGCCTGCAGCATCAGGAAGGCCAGGGCACGCGCTCACGGCGGGCGGTATTGCTTAGCGCCTTGGCGGTGACCTTGCTCAACCCGCATGTGTATCTGGACACCGTGCTGCTGATCGGCTCGCTCGGCGCCCAGCAGACCATGCCGGGGGCCTACGTGGCCGGTGCCGCCAGCGCATCGCTGGTGTGGTTTTCGACCTTGGCGATCGGTGCCGCGTGGCTGGCGCCCTGGCTTGCACGTCCGGCTACATGGCGAATGCTCGACCTGATGGTGGCGGTGATGATGTTCGCGGTGGCGGCCCAATTGATTTTCAATTGA
- a CDS encoding superoxide dismutase, with product MAFELPPLPYAHDALQPHISKETLEFHHDKHHNTYVVNLNNLVPGTEFEGKTLEEIVKSSSGGIFNNAAQVWNHTFYWNCLAPNAGGQPTGALAEAINTAFGSFDKFKEEFTKTSVGTFGSGWGWLVKKADGSLALASTIGAGCPLTSGDTPLLTCDVWEHAYYIDYRNLRPKYVEAFWNLVNWAFVAEQFEGKTFKA from the coding sequence ATGGCTTTTGAATTGCCGCCGCTGCCGTACGCCCACGATGCCCTGCAGCCGCACATCTCCAAGGAAACCCTGGAGTTTCACCACGACAAGCACCACAACACCTATGTCGTGAACCTGAACAACCTGGTCCCAGGTACCGAATTCGAAGGCAAGACCCTGGAAGAGATCGTCAAGAGCTCTTCGGGTGGCATCTTCAACAACGCCGCCCAGGTCTGGAACCACACCTTCTACTGGAACTGCCTGGCGCCTAACGCCGGCGGCCAGCCTACCGGTGCCCTGGCTGAGGCCATCAACACCGCTTTCGGTTCCTTCGACAAGTTCAAGGAAGAGTTCACCAAGACTTCGGTTGGCACCTTCGGTTCCGGCTGGGGCTGGCTGGTGAAGAAAGCTGACGGTTCCCTGGCCCTGGCCAGCACCATCGGCGCCGGCTGCCCGCTGACCAGCGGCGACACCCCGCTGCTGACCTGCGACGTGTGGGAGCACGCCTACTACATCGACTACCGCAACCTGCGTCCGAAGTACGTCGAGGCGTTCTGGAACCTGGTCAACTGGGCCTTCGTTGCCGAGCAGTTCGAAGGCAAAACCTTCAAGGCCTGA
- a CDS encoding putative bifunctional diguanylate cyclase/phosphodiesterase has translation MKLELRNSLSVKLLRVVLLSALAVGVVLSCAQIVYDTYKTRQAVTNDAQRILDMFRDPSTQAVYSLDREMGMQVMEGLFQDESVRMASIGHPNETMLAEKSRPLRDMSMRWLTDLFLGQERTYTTQLVGRGPYSEYYGDLSITLDTASYGEDFLINAIIIFISGVLRALAMGLVLYLVYHWLLTKPLSKIIEHLTQINPDRPSQHQIPLLKGHEKNELGIWVNTANQLLASIERNTHLRHEAENSLQRMAQYDFLTGLPNRQQLQTQLDKILTDGGRLQHRVAVLCVGLDDFKGINEQFSYQVGDQLLLALADRLRAHSGRLGALARLGGDQFALVQANIEQPYEAAELAQSILDDLEVPFGLDHQQIRLRATIGITLFPEDGDSTEKLLQKAEQTMTLAKARSRNRYQFYIASVDSEMRRRRELEKDLREALPRNQLYLVYQPQISYRDHRVVGVEALLRWQHPELGMVPPDQFIPLAEQNGNIITIGEWVLDQACKQLREWHDLGFSELRMAVNLSTVQLHHNELPRVVNNLLQAYRLPPRSLELEVTETGLMEDISTAAQHLLSLRRSGAMIAIDDFGTGYSSLSYLKSLPLDKIKIDKSFVQDLLDDDDDATIVRAIIQLGKSLGMQVIAEGVETAEQETYIIAQGCHEGQGYHYSKPLSARELTSFLKQAQRNQVSAL, from the coding sequence TTGAAGCTGGAATTGCGGAACAGCTTATCGGTCAAGTTGCTCAGGGTCGTCCTGCTTTCGGCGCTGGCAGTTGGCGTCGTCCTCAGTTGCGCGCAAATCGTCTACGACACCTACAAGACCCGCCAGGCCGTCACCAATGACGCCCAGCGCATCCTCGACATGTTCCGCGACCCGTCCACCCAGGCGGTTTACAGCCTTGACCGGGAAATGGGCATGCAGGTGATGGAAGGCCTGTTCCAGGACGAATCGGTACGCATGGCGTCCATTGGCCACCCCAACGAAACCATGCTGGCGGAAAAATCCCGGCCGCTGCGCGACATGTCCATGCGCTGGCTCACCGACCTGTTTCTGGGCCAGGAACGCACCTACACCACCCAACTGGTCGGCCGCGGCCCCTACAGCGAGTACTACGGCGACCTGAGCATCACCCTCGACACCGCCTCCTACGGTGAAGATTTCCTGATCAACGCCATCATCATCTTCATCTCCGGCGTGCTGCGGGCGCTGGCGATGGGCCTGGTGTTGTACCTGGTCTATCACTGGCTGTTGACCAAACCGCTGTCGAAAATCATCGAACACCTCACCCAGATCAACCCCGACCGCCCCAGCCAGCACCAGATCCCGCTGCTCAAAGGCCACGAAAAGAACGAGTTGGGTATCTGGGTCAACACCGCCAACCAGTTGCTGGCGTCTATCGAACGCAACACACACCTGCGTCATGAGGCTGAAAACAGCCTGCAACGCATGGCTCAATACGACTTCCTCACCGGGCTGCCCAACCGCCAACAGTTGCAGACGCAGCTGGACAAGATCCTCACCGACGGCGGCCGCCTGCAGCATCGTGTGGCCGTGCTGTGCGTGGGCCTGGATGACTTCAAGGGCATCAACGAGCAATTCAGTTATCAGGTGGGTGACCAACTGCTGCTGGCCCTGGCCGACCGCCTGCGCGCCCATAGTGGCCGCCTGGGCGCCTTGGCCCGCCTGGGGGGCGACCAGTTCGCCCTGGTGCAGGCCAACATCGAGCAGCCTTACGAAGCGGCCGAGCTGGCGCAAAGCATCCTCGACGACCTTGAAGTGCCATTCGGCCTGGATCACCAGCAAATCCGCCTGCGTGCCACCATCGGCATCACCCTGTTCCCCGAAGACGGCGACAGCACGGAAAAACTGCTGCAAAAGGCCGAACAGACCATGACCCTGGCCAAAGCACGCTCGCGCAACCGCTATCAGTTTTACATCGCCAGCGTCGACAGCGAGATGCGCCGCCGACGTGAGCTGGAAAAAGACCTGCGCGAGGCCCTGCCACGCAACCAGCTGTACCTGGTGTATCAGCCCCAGATCAGCTACCGCGACCACCGCGTGGTCGGTGTCGAAGCCCTGCTGCGCTGGCAGCACCCGGAGCTGGGCATGGTCCCGCCCGACCAGTTCATCCCGCTTGCCGAGCAGAACGGCAACATCATCACCATCGGCGAATGGGTGCTCGACCAGGCCTGCAAGCAACTGCGCGAGTGGCACGACCTGGGCTTCAGCGAGCTGCGCATGGCGGTCAACCTGTCCACCGTGCAGTTGCACCACAACGAACTGCCGCGCGTAGTCAACAACCTGCTGCAAGCCTACCGGCTGCCGCCACGCAGCCTGGAGCTGGAAGTGACCGAAACCGGCCTGATGGAAGACATCAGCACCGCTGCCCAGCACCTGCTGAGCCTGCGCCGCTCGGGGGCAATGATTGCCATTGACGACTTTGGCACCGGCTATTCCTCGCTCAGCTACCTGAAGTCGCTGCCGCTGGACAAGATCAAGATCGACAAGAGCTTCGTGCAAGATCTGCTCGACGATGACGACGACGCCACCATCGTTCGCGCCATCATCCAGCTGGGCAAGAGCCTGGGGATGCAGGTGATCGCCGAGGGCGTGGAAACCGCCGAGCAGGAAACCTACATCATTGCCCAGGGCTGCCACGAAGGTCAGGGCTACCACTACAGCAAGCCGCTGTCGGCGCGCGAGCTGACCAGTTTCCTCAAGCAGGCCCAGCGCAATCAGGTTTCAGCGCTGTAA